Proteins encoded in a region of the Sterolibacterium denitrificans genome:
- a CDS encoding ATPase, T2SS/T4P/T4SS family translates to MSAKSESVQAGGSIGDVSKRLMFFKNLQAVTNKIHATNNIDEIMLELSQDLCSLFNADRLTIYAVSEDKTAIVSKVKTGLNSFKDLKLPITDQSIAGYAALSRQLINISDVYDDAELKSYHENLHFLQEVDKRTGYRTKQMLVAPVATTDGDVVGVVQVINNKADEPFSNQVVEGLKGLCETLAIAFSQRAKLSASKTKYDNLVNDAVISAQELKLAIRSARRKNTDIESVLISEFQVKLAAIGAALAKFFNVPYEPYKADRVKPMDLLKNLKRDYLEQNQWLPLEETSEGTVIMAMDPEQLMNSRVVSNIFPRSKLAYRVSTLSEFRQTLDAFFGAQAAEGDSSSVDDLLTSMADDDEGSESSASDVSAAADNELVKLVNKIIIDAYQQGASDIHIEPSPGKEKTLVRFRRDGSLFKYIEVPASYRNAMVARIKIMCDLDISERRKPQDGKIKFKKFGPVDIELRVATIPSVGGEDVVMRILAGGEPIPLDKLGVLPENLDRLKSAISKPYGLFFVCGPTGSGKTTTLHSVLKYLNTSETKIWTAEDPVEITQKGLRQVQVNRKAGIDFAMVMRAFLRADPDIIMVGEMRDAETTGIGIEASLTGHLVFATLHTNSAPESVVRLIDMGMDPFNFSDALLGILAQRLAKRLCKCKEPYTPDEDEMRLFIKEYCTELQRTEAFLKDADAARDAIYQRWLNSYAENGKFTLYRPRGCVTCNETGYKGRMGLHELMLGSDRVKKLIQEGARVAELLACALEEGMTTLKMDGMEKVLQGHLDLKTVRSVCIK, encoded by the coding sequence GTGAGCGCGAAATCAGAGTCCGTTCAGGCAGGCGGCAGCATTGGCGATGTCAGCAAGCGGCTGATGTTTTTCAAGAATCTGCAGGCCGTCACCAACAAGATCCATGCGACGAACAACATCGATGAAATCATGCTGGAGCTGTCGCAGGACCTGTGCAGCCTGTTCAATGCCGACCGCCTGACCATCTATGCGGTCAGCGAGGACAAGACCGCCATCGTCTCCAAGGTCAAGACCGGCCTGAACTCCTTCAAGGATCTCAAGCTGCCGATCACCGATCAGAGCATTGCCGGCTACGCCGCGTTGTCGCGTCAACTGATCAACATCAGCGATGTCTATGATGACGCCGAGCTCAAGTCCTACCATGAAAACCTGCACTTCCTGCAGGAAGTCGACAAGCGCACCGGCTACCGCACCAAGCAGATGCTGGTCGCACCCGTCGCCACGACCGACGGCGACGTGGTCGGCGTGGTGCAGGTCATTAACAACAAGGCCGACGAGCCGTTTTCCAACCAGGTGGTCGAAGGCCTCAAGGGGCTGTGCGAAACCCTGGCGATTGCCTTCTCGCAACGCGCGAAGCTGTCGGCAAGCAAGACCAAGTACGACAACCTGGTCAACGATGCGGTCATCTCCGCGCAGGAACTGAAACTGGCGATCCGCTCGGCGCGGCGCAAGAATACCGACATCGAATCGGTGCTGATCAGCGAATTCCAGGTCAAGCTGGCAGCCATCGGCGCGGCCCTCGCCAAATTCTTCAACGTGCCCTACGAGCCTTACAAGGCCGACCGGGTCAAGCCGATGGATCTGCTGAAGAACCTCAAGCGCGACTACCTCGAACAGAACCAATGGCTGCCGCTGGAAGAAACCAGCGAAGGCACCGTCATCATGGCGATGGACCCCGAACAGTTGATGAACTCGCGGGTCGTCAGCAACATCTTTCCCCGGAGCAAGCTGGCCTATCGCGTCAGCACCCTGAGTGAATTCAGACAGACGCTGGATGCCTTCTTCGGCGCCCAGGCCGCCGAGGGCGACAGCTCTTCCGTCGATGATCTGCTGACCAGCATGGCCGACGACGATGAAGGCAGCGAGTCGTCGGCAAGCGACGTTTCCGCCGCCGCCGACAACGAACTCGTCAAGCTGGTCAACAAGATCATCATCGATGCCTACCAGCAGGGCGCATCGGACATCCACATCGAGCCGTCTCCCGGCAAGGAAAAGACCCTGGTCCGCTTCCGCCGCGACGGCTCGCTGTTCAAGTACATCGAAGTGCCGGCCAGCTACCGCAATGCCATGGTGGCGCGCATCAAGATCATGTGCGATCTCGACATCTCCGAGCGCCGCAAACCCCAGGACGGCAAGATCAAGTTCAAGAAATTCGGCCCGGTCGACATCGAGCTGCGGGTCGCCACCATTCCCTCCGTGGGCGGCGAAGACGTGGTCATGCGCATCCTCGCCGGCGGCGAGCCGATCCCGCTCGACAAGCTGGGCGTCCTGCCGGAAAACCTGGATCGCCTGAAAAGCGCGATCTCCAAGCCTTACGGCCTGTTCTTTGTCTGCGGCCCGACCGGCTCCGGTAAAACAACCACCCTGCATTCGGTGCTGAAATATCTCAACACCAGCGAAACCAAGATCTGGACGGCCGAAGACCCGGTCGAAATCACCCAGAAGGGCCTGCGCCAGGTCCAGGTCAACCGCAAGGCCGGCATCGACTTCGCCATGGTGATGCGCGCCTTCCTGCGCGCCGACCCGGACATCATCATGGTCGGTGAAATGCGCGATGCCGAAACCACCGGCATCGGCATCGAAGCCTCGCTCACCGGCCATTTGGTCTTCGCCACCCTGCACACCAACAGCGCGCCGGAATCCGTCGTCCGTCTGATCGACATGGGCATGGACCCGTTCAACTTCTCCGACGCCTTGCTCGGCATCCTTGCACAGCGCCTGGCCAAGCGGCTGTGCAAATGCAAGGAGCCCTACACCCCGGACGAGGACGAGATGCGCCTGTTCATCAAGGAATACTGCACCGAGCTGCAGCGCACCGAAGCTTTCCTCAAGGATGCCGATGCCGCCAGGGATGCCATCTATCAGCGCTGGCTGAACAGCTATGCCGAAAACGGCAAATTCACGCTCTACCGCCCGCGCGGCTGCGTCACCTGCAACGAAACCGGCTACAAGGGGCGCATGGGTCTGCACGAACTGATGCTCGGCAGCGATCGGGTGAAGAAACTGATCCAGGAAGGTGCCCGCGTGGCCGAACTGCTGGCCTGCGCCCTGGAGGAAGGCATGACCACCCTCAAGATGGACGGCATGGAAAAAGTGCTGCAAGGCCATCTCGATCTGAAGACCGTGCGCTCGGTGTGCATCAAGTAA
- a CDS encoding FHA domain-containing protein, with translation MEKIVVSLEGMVLREVPLTRERTTIGRKPHNDIQIDNLAISGEHAVIVRQQQDACACIEDLGSTNGTQVNGLPVKRHLLQHGDVINLGKYRLTYLRAADAAEAQRTPTPAPVRDAIPPAALQILSGASAGKELALSKNLCTLGKPGVQVAAIARRPQGYFITHVEGESFPAINGSMLDAQAHLLNDHDIIELAGVKMEFFFKA, from the coding sequence ATGGAAAAAATCGTAGTCAGCCTGGAAGGCATGGTGCTTCGCGAAGTTCCGCTGACCAGGGAGCGGACCACGATCGGCCGCAAACCGCACAACGACATCCAGATCGACAACCTGGCGATCAGCGGCGAGCACGCGGTCATCGTCCGGCAGCAGCAGGACGCCTGCGCCTGCATCGAGGATCTCGGCAGCACCAACGGCACCCAGGTGAATGGCCTGCCGGTCAAAAGGCATCTGCTGCAACATGGCGACGTCATCAACCTGGGAAAATATCGCCTGACCTATCTCAGGGCTGCCGATGCGGCGGAAGCGCAACGCACGCCGACACCGGCGCCAGTGCGGGACGCCATTCCGCCGGCAGCGCTGCAAATCCTTTCCGGCGCCAGTGCCGGCAAGGAACTGGCGCTCAGCAAGAACCTCTGCACGCTCGGCAAGCCGGGCGTCCAGGTCGCCGCCATCGCCCGCCGACCGCAGGGATATTTCATCACCCACGTCGAGGGCGAGAGCTTTCCCGCGATCAACGGCAGCATGCTCGATGCCCAGGCGCATCTGCTCAATGATCATGACATCATCGAGCTGGCCGGCGTCAAGATGGAGTTCTTTTTCAAGGCTTGA
- the sucD gene encoding succinate--CoA ligase subunit alpha, with amino-acid sequence MSILINKNTKVITQGITGKTGQFHTEKCQEYANGKECFVAGVNPKKAGEKIFDIPIYASVKEAAAETGATVSVIYVPPAGAADAIWEACEANLDLAICITEGIPVRDMLVVRNRMKQKVANGGKETLLLGPNCPGLITPDEIKIGIMPGHIHRKGRIGVVSRSGTLTYEAVAQLTEIGLGQSSAVGIGGDPINGLKHIDVMRMFNDDPDTDAVIMIGEIGGPDEAEAARWCKENMKKPIVGFIAGVTAPPGKRMGHAGALISGGADTADAKLAIMEECGFKVTRNPSEMAKLLKAML; translated from the coding sequence ATGTCGATACTCATCAACAAGAACACCAAGGTCATCACCCAGGGCATCACCGGCAAGACCGGTCAGTTCCACACCGAGAAATGCCAGGAATACGCCAACGGCAAGGAATGCTTCGTCGCCGGGGTCAACCCGAAGAAGGCGGGCGAGAAAATCTTCGATATCCCCATCTACGCCTCGGTGAAGGAAGCCGCCGCTGAAACCGGCGCCACCGTCTCGGTGATCTACGTGCCGCCGGCAGGGGCTGCCGATGCGATCTGGGAAGCCTGCGAGGCCAACCTCGATCTGGCGATCTGCATCACCGAAGGCATTCCCGTGCGCGACATGCTGGTGGTGCGCAACAGGATGAAACAGAAAGTCGCCAACGGCGGCAAGGAAACCCTGCTGCTCGGCCCCAACTGCCCCGGCCTGATCACGCCGGACGAAATCAAGATCGGCATCATGCCCGGCCACATCCATCGCAAGGGCCGCATCGGCGTGGTTTCGCGCTCCGGCACGCTGACCTATGAAGCCGTCGCCCAGCTCACCGAAATCGGCCTGGGCCAGTCCTCGGCGGTCGGCATCGGCGGCGACCCGATCAATGGCCTCAAGCACATCGACGTGATGCGCATGTTCAACGACGATCCCGATACCGATGCGGTCATCATGATCGGCGAAATCGGCGGCCCCGACGAAGCCGAAGCCGCGCGCTGGTGCAAGGAGAACATGAAGAAGCCCATCGTCGGCTTCATCGCCGGCGTCACCGCGCCTCCGGGCAAGCGCATGGGCCATGCCGGCGCGCTGATCTCCGGCGGCGCCGACACGGCGGATGCCAAGCTCGCCATCATGGAAGAGTGCGGCTTCAAGGTCACCCGCAATCCTTCGGAAATGGCCAAGCTGCTCAAAGCCATGCTCTGA
- the sucC gene encoding ADP-forming succinate--CoA ligase subunit beta gives MKIHEYQGKELLRKFNVVTPRGKPALSVDEAVKVAEELGGKVWVVKAQIHAGGRGKGGGVKVAKSLEEVRKYASDILGMQLITHQTGPEGQKVNRLLIEEGADIQKEYYLAVLTDRATQKVVVMASSEGGMDIEEVAHSHPEKILKEFVDPLIGLTEKQAGNLAFGIGVPAASVTRATELIRGLYTCYMETDASLAEINPMILEGNGNIKALDAKFNFDSNALFRHPEIVAYRDLDEEDPDEIEASKFDLAYISLDGNIGCLVNGAGLAMATMDTIKLFGAEPANFLDVGGGATTEKVTEAFKIMLKNPKVKGILVNIFGGIMKCDTIATGVVAAAKEVHLSVPLVVRMKGTNEDLGKEILKNSGLPIISADTMAEAAQQAVAAVAGK, from the coding sequence ATGAAAATCCATGAGTATCAGGGCAAGGAGCTTTTGAGGAAGTTCAACGTCGTGACACCGCGCGGCAAGCCAGCGCTATCGGTCGACGAGGCCGTCAAGGTCGCCGAGGAACTCGGCGGCAAGGTATGGGTCGTCAAGGCGCAGATTCACGCCGGCGGGCGCGGCAAGGGCGGCGGCGTGAAAGTCGCCAAGTCGCTCGAAGAAGTGCGCAAGTACGCATCCGACATTCTCGGCATGCAGCTGATCACCCACCAGACCGGCCCGGAAGGCCAGAAGGTGAATCGCCTGCTGATCGAAGAAGGCGCGGACATCCAGAAGGAATACTATCTGGCCGTGCTGACCGATCGCGCCACGCAGAAGGTAGTGGTGATGGCATCCTCCGAAGGCGGCATGGACATCGAGGAAGTCGCCCACAGCCACCCGGAAAAGATCCTCAAGGAGTTCGTCGATCCGCTCATCGGCCTGACCGAGAAGCAGGCCGGCAACCTGGCCTTCGGCATCGGCGTGCCGGCCGCCTCGGTGACCCGCGCTACCGAACTGATTCGCGGCCTGTATACCTGCTACATGGAAACCGATGCCAGCCTGGCCGAGATCAACCCGATGATTCTCGAAGGCAACGGCAACATCAAGGCGCTCGACGCCAAGTTCAACTTCGATTCCAACGCGCTCTTTCGCCATCCCGAGATCGTCGCCTATCGCGATCTGGATGAAGAGGATCCGGACGAAATCGAGGCTTCCAAATTCGACCTGGCCTACATTTCGCTCGACGGCAACATCGGCTGCCTGGTGAATGGCGCCGGTCTGGCCATGGCCACCATGGATACCATCAAGCTGTTCGGCGCGGAGCCGGCCAACTTCCTCGACGTGGGCGGCGGCGCCACCACCGAGAAAGTCACCGAAGCCTTCAAGATCATGCTGAAGAACCCCAAGGTCAAGGGCATCCTGGTCAACATCTTCGGCGGCATCATGAAGTGCGACACCATTGCCACCGGCGTGGTCGCCGCGGCCAAGGAAGTGCATCTGTCGGTACCGCTGGTGGTGCGCATGAAGGGCACCAACGAGGATCTGGGCAAGGAAATCCTCAAGAATTCCGGCCTTCCCATCATTTCCGCCGACACCATGGCAGAGGCGGCGCAGCAGGCAGTGGCCGCTGTCGCCGGCAAGTAA
- a CDS encoding DUF2889 domain-containing protein, with protein sequence MPLSPPTAARRKIHNRRIQLEGWKREDGLWDIEGRLTDTKDHDYSLGSGIRKAGDAVHDMWVRITIDQRFNVVAAEAHSAAVPYPGCERIAPSYQKLVGLNLMRDFRRNVHELFGSVKGCSHLTELLMVLPAVAFQTFASDMTETTGYDAGQKPFPLDKCHALETTTEIVRRYYPLWYRGEGEDARKKD encoded by the coding sequence ATGCCGCTTTCACCACCAACTGCCGCGCGCAGAAAAATTCACAACCGGCGCATCCAACTCGAAGGCTGGAAGCGCGAGGATGGCCTGTGGGACATCGAAGGCCGGCTGACCGATACCAAGGATCACGACTACTCGCTGGGTTCCGGCATCCGCAAGGCCGGCGATGCGGTGCACGACATGTGGGTGCGCATCACCATCGACCAGCGCTTCAATGTCGTCGCCGCCGAGGCGCATTCGGCGGCCGTGCCCTATCCGGGTTGCGAGCGCATCGCGCCGAGCTATCAAAAGCTGGTCGGACTCAACCTGATGCGCGATTTCCGTCGCAACGTGCATGAATTGTTCGGCTCGGTGAAAGGCTGCTCCCACCTCACCGAGCTGCTGATGGTGCTGCCGGCCGTGGCCTTCCAGACTTTCGCCAGCGACATGACCGAGACGACGGGTTACGACGCCGGCCAGAAGCCGTTTCCACTCGACAAATGCCATGCGCTGGAAACGACGACGGAAATCGTCAGGCGCTACTACCCGCTGTGGTATCGCGGGGAAGGTGAGGACGCACGGAAAAAGGATTGA
- a CDS encoding peptidase U32 family protein — MNPTPAANRRSLELLAPAKNLEYGIAAIDHGADAVYIGGPAFGARHGAGNGVAEIARLTRYAHRFDARVLVALNTILTDDELSEAERLIHELHAAEVDALIIQDMGLLELDLPPIQLHASTQCDIRTSAKARFLQDVGFSQMVLARELNLQQIRAIAAQTEAVLEFFIHGALCVAYSGQCYISHAHTGRSANRGECSQACRLPYTLQGPDGTLIAQDKHLLSMKDNDQSANLRALIEAGIRSFKIEGRLKDLSYVKNITAHYRQLLDGILDELPADAGYRRASSGRSTYTFTPRPAKTFNRGATDYFLQGRQADIGAFDSPKFAGPAIGQVTAVGERHFDVALPHDAEEGSQEELHNGDGLSYYTADGVLAGLRVNRVDGARVHVAEAIDRLAVGTTLYRNRDQAFERLLAGHSAERRIAVRMRLEQNAAGLRLTLADETGISGSATLEHALTPAREAGTALAALRKGLSKLGETIYRLRDATDLHIDLATPCFLPAASINTLRRTAAADLDQARAAAWQRPPRAPEISPPPVYPERELSYLGNVLNARARDFYARHGVAVIAKAYESNREQGEVSLMITKHCLRYSYNLCPKQVKGIRPEPMTLIQGRDRLTLRFDCKPCEMHVIGPSRQPDNARSIPILPHAEQRNR; from the coding sequence ATGAACCCCACTCCCGCTGCCAACCGGCGCAGCCTCGAACTGCTCGCGCCGGCCAAAAACCTCGAATACGGCATCGCCGCCATCGATCACGGCGCCGATGCCGTGTATATCGGCGGGCCGGCATTCGGCGCGCGCCACGGCGCCGGCAACGGCGTGGCCGAGATCGCGCGGCTGACGCGCTACGCCCACCGCTTCGATGCCCGCGTCCTGGTGGCGCTGAATACCATCCTGACCGATGACGAACTGTCCGAGGCCGAACGCCTGATCCATGAACTGCACGCGGCGGAGGTGGATGCCCTGATCATCCAGGACATGGGGTTGCTGGAACTCGACCTGCCGCCGATCCAGTTGCATGCCAGCACCCAGTGCGACATCCGCACGTCGGCCAAGGCGCGTTTTCTGCAGGATGTCGGCTTTTCGCAGATGGTGCTGGCGCGCGAGCTGAATCTGCAGCAGATCCGCGCCATCGCCGCGCAGACCGAAGCCGTGCTGGAATTCTTCATCCACGGCGCGCTGTGCGTGGCCTACAGCGGCCAGTGCTACATCAGCCATGCCCATACCGGACGCAGCGCCAATCGCGGCGAATGCTCGCAGGCCTGCCGCCTGCCCTACACCCTGCAAGGGCCGGATGGCACGCTGATCGCCCAGGACAAGCATCTGCTGTCGATGAAGGACAACGACCAGAGCGCGAACCTGCGCGCGCTGATCGAGGCCGGCATCCGCTCCTTCAAGATCGAAGGCCGGCTGAAGGATCTGTCCTACGTCAAGAACATCACCGCCCACTACCGCCAACTGCTCGACGGCATCCTCGATGAACTGCCGGCCGATGCGGGCTATCGCCGCGCCTCCAGCGGCCGGAGCACGTACACCTTCACGCCGCGCCCGGCAAAAACCTTCAATCGCGGCGCCACGGATTATTTCCTCCAGGGACGCCAGGCCGACATCGGCGCGTTCGACAGTCCCAAGTTTGCCGGCCCGGCGATCGGCCAGGTCACGGCGGTCGGCGAGCGGCATTTCGATGTCGCGCTGCCGCACGATGCGGAAGAAGGCAGCCAGGAAGAACTCCACAATGGCGACGGCCTGAGTTATTACACCGCCGACGGCGTGCTGGCCGGCCTGCGGGTGAATCGCGTGGACGGCGCGCGCGTGCATGTGGCTGAAGCAATCGACCGCCTGGCGGTCGGCACCACCCTGTATCGCAACCGCGATCAGGCTTTCGAGCGCCTGCTCGCCGGCCACTCCGCCGAGCGCAGGATCGCCGTGCGGATGCGGCTGGAACAGAACGCGGCCGGCCTGCGCCTGACGCTCGCGGATGAAACCGGCATCAGCGGCAGCGCCACGCTGGAACACGCCCTGACGCCCGCGCGCGAGGCCGGTACGGCCCTGGCCGCGCTGCGCAAGGGCCTGAGCAAGCTGGGCGAGACGATTTACCGCTTGCGCGACGCGACCGATCTGCATATCGATCTCGCCACGCCCTGCTTCCTGCCCGCCGCCAGCATCAACACCCTGCGCCGCACAGCAGCAGCCGATCTCGACCAAGCACGCGCCGCCGCCTGGCAGCGCCCGCCACGCGCCCCCGAAATCAGCCCGCCGCCCGTCTATCCCGAGCGCGAACTGAGCTACCTGGGCAACGTTCTGAATGCCCGGGCGCGCGACTTCTACGCGCGCCATGGCGTGGCAGTGATCGCCAAGGCCTATGAAAGCAACCGGGAACAGGGCGAGGTTTCACTGATGATCACCAAGCACTGCCTGCGCTACAGCTACAACCTCTGCCCCAAGCAGGTGAAAGGCATCCGCCCCGAGCCGATGACCCTGATCCAGGGCAGGGACCGCCTGACCCTGCGCTTCGACTGCAAGCCTTGCGAGATGCACGTCATCGGCCCGTCCAGACAACCGGACAACGCGCGCAGCATCCCGATACTGCCGCATGCCGAACAGCGCAACCGCTGA
- a CDS encoding energy transducer TonB, translated as MRQARPWVHFPSPSRYAARFAKTPGMLPGALLWYEPWRISRTGLILVVAAHLALLWALTRISAPSALPLLPVAPVLSVDLLMPSVSVAPPQKIEVPDEPVVRPPVVRPTPVRQPAPPAPVLTTSATTAMEAAPPIEPPSPAAEEPQPAETAPPPAAAPQPPRFDAAYLDNPRPVYPTLSRRMGEQGTVQLRVQVDANGQPLDVKLHSSSGSPRLDNTAIEAVRRWRFVPARLGNKPVAASVIVPIVFSLKD; from the coding sequence GTGCGTCAGGCACGTCCCTGGGTTCATTTCCCGTCACCGTCACGGTATGCGGCGCGCTTCGCCAAAACGCCGGGCATGCTGCCGGGCGCGTTGCTATGGTATGAACCCTGGCGCATTTCACGCACCGGCCTGATACTGGTCGTTGCAGCGCATCTGGCGCTGCTGTGGGCCCTCACCCGGATCAGTGCGCCATCCGCATTGCCGCTGCTGCCGGTAGCGCCGGTGTTGAGCGTCGACCTGCTGATGCCCAGCGTCAGCGTGGCGCCGCCGCAGAAAATCGAAGTCCCCGACGAGCCCGTGGTACGGCCGCCCGTCGTGCGGCCAACCCCAGTCCGGCAACCGGCACCGCCCGCCCCCGTGCTGACGACCAGCGCAACGACCGCCATGGAAGCAGCGCCCCCGATTGAACCGCCCAGCCCGGCAGCGGAAGAACCACAGCCGGCCGAAACCGCGCCTCCCCCGGCCGCAGCGCCCCAGCCGCCTCGCTTCGATGCAGCCTATCTGGACAATCCGCGTCCGGTCTACCCGACGCTGTCGCGGCGCATGGGCGAGCAGGGCACGGTGCAACTGCGCGTCCAGGTCGACGCCAATGGCCAGCCGCTGGACGTGAAGCTGCACAGCAGCAGCGGCTCGCCACGCCTGGACAACACCGCCATCGAAGCCGTGCGCCGCTGGCGCTTCGTGCCGGCCCGGCTGGGCAACAAACCCGTTGCCGCCAGCGTCATCGTACCTATCGTTTTCTCTCTCAAGGATTGA
- a CDS encoding MotA/TolQ/ExbB proton channel family protein, protein METTSNSLSSLGFGHFLAQADGISSFILLIMLVMSVGTWYLIIAKGLRLFFAQHRSKIFLKDFWGAASLDAVARQLRETGVTEPFSHLVHHGFTAVEQHCAAGCDDCEGKKPRGLIDAGTPDEFLTRALKRAIAQDKARMEHGQTFLATVASSAPFIGLFGTVWGIYHALLAIGMSGRSSLDQVAGPVGEALIMTALGLAVAIPAAVAYNAFARASRNTLAELNSFAHDVFTFLATGFKSGPTNAAENVMATSDRIIARYRNSDEATPAPSAAPIKSAAAA, encoded by the coding sequence ATGGAAACCACCTCGAACTCACTGTCCTCACTGGGATTCGGTCACTTTCTGGCGCAGGCGGATGGCATCAGCAGCTTCATCCTGCTGATCATGCTGGTCATGTCCGTCGGCACCTGGTACCTGATCATCGCCAAGGGCTTGCGGCTGTTTTTTGCCCAGCACCGCAGCAAGATTTTTCTGAAGGACTTCTGGGGTGCCGCAAGCCTCGACGCCGTGGCGCGCCAACTGCGTGAAACCGGCGTCACCGAGCCTTTCTCGCACCTGGTGCATCATGGCTTCACGGCCGTCGAACAGCACTGCGCCGCTGGTTGCGACGATTGCGAAGGCAAGAAGCCGCGCGGCTTGATCGATGCCGGCACGCCCGACGAATTTCTCACCCGCGCCCTCAAGCGCGCCATCGCCCAGGACAAGGCGCGCATGGAGCACGGCCAGACCTTTCTTGCCACGGTGGCGTCCTCGGCGCCCTTCATCGGCCTGTTTGGCACCGTCTGGGGGATTTATCATGCCCTGCTCGCCATCGGCATGAGCGGACGCAGCAGCCTCGACCAGGTCGCCGGCCCGGTAGGCGAAGCCCTGATCATGACCGCACTGGGTCTGGCCGTGGCGATTCCTGCCGCCGTCGCCTACAACGCCTTCGCCCGCGCCAGCCGCAATACCCTGGCCGAGCTGAATTCATTCGCCCACGATGTGTTCACCTTCCTCGCCACCGGCTTCAAGAGCGGTCCGACGAATGCGGCGGAAAACGTCATGGCCACCTCGGACCGCATCATCGCCCGCTATCGCAATTCGGACGAAGCAACGCCGGCCCCGAGCGCCGCGCCCATCAAGTCGGCTGCCGCCGCCTGA
- a CDS encoding ExbD/TolR family protein gives MSFGTLTDEDGDEALTEINMIPLIDVMLVLLVIFIVAAPLLQHSVNIDLPQASSTPLTAEPEAVRLSIDAESRLYWNDAPLAEEALTARFGEMAAQSPQPQLQLAAARSTPYEKVAEVMSAAARAGLTRIGFITEPSN, from the coding sequence ATGTCCTTCGGTACCCTGACGGATGAAGACGGCGACGAAGCGCTGACCGAAATCAACATGATTCCGTTGATTGACGTGATGCTGGTGCTGCTGGTGATTTTCATCGTTGCCGCGCCCCTGCTGCAGCACTCGGTGAATATCGATCTGCCCCAGGCCTCCTCCACGCCACTGACGGCCGAGCCGGAAGCCGTGCGCCTGAGCATCGACGCCGAATCGCGGCTCTACTGGAATGACGCGCCGCTGGCCGAGGAGGCGCTGACCGCGCGATTCGGCGAGATGGCAGCGCAATCGCCGCAGCCGCAGTTGCAGCTCGCCGCCGCGCGCAGCACGCCCTACGAAAAAGTCGCCGAGGTGATGAGTGCTGCCGCTCGCGCCGGGCTGACGCGCATCGGTTTCATCACCGAACCATCCAACTGA
- a CDS encoding transferase hexapeptide repeat family protein — translation MIPPRVYAFEGLIPVVDPSAFVHPSAVLIGDVIIGANCYIGPCASLRGDFGRLVVMGGSNVQDGCVMHGYPGTDTVVEENGHIGHGAVLHGCTVRRNVMVGMNAVIMDEVEIGESAIVAASCFVKAGMRIPPRVLVAGVPGRVVRELGEDEVGRKTRGTQTYQELARRCLAGMAETSALTGADEGRLQLRTQWRK, via the coding sequence ATGATCCCGCCACGCGTCTATGCTTTCGAAGGTTTGATTCCCGTTGTCGATCCAAGCGCTTTCGTGCATCCGTCGGCGGTGCTGATCGGCGATGTGATCATCGGCGCGAATTGCTATATCGGCCCCTGTGCTTCGCTGCGCGGCGATTTTGGCCGCCTCGTCGTCATGGGCGGCAGCAATGTTCAGGACGGCTGCGTGATGCATGGTTATCCGGGCACCGATACCGTGGTCGAGGAAAACGGCCATATCGGCCATGGCGCCGTGCTGCATGGCTGCACCGTGCGCCGCAACGTGATGGTCGGGATGAATGCGGTGATCATGGACGAGGTGGAAATCGGCGAGTCGGCCATCGTGGCCGCTTCCTGCTTCGTCAAGGCGGGCATGCGGATTCCACCGCGCGTGCTGGTGGCCGGTGTGCCGGGGCGGGTCGTGCGCGAGCTCGGCGAGGACGAGGTCGGCCGCAAGACGCGCGGCACGCAGACTTACCAGGAACTGGCGCGGCGCTGTCTGGCGGGCATGGCGGAGACCAGCGCATTGACCGGCGCGGATGAAGGGCGCCTGCAATTGCGCACGCAATGGCGGAAGTAG